One region of Wyeomyia smithii strain HCP4-BCI-WySm-NY-G18 chromosome 3, ASM2978416v1, whole genome shotgun sequence genomic DNA includes:
- the LOC129731904 gene encoding odorant receptor Or2-like, translating to MIDDINGEKNDALTAYLDRATRSGLLYSKIMTIGCILGGILYCSFGFILSNKDGSRRMIYDTWAPFDQQQTPFFELTCAFHIFVTGVCLFFHLATNNLCIQTLMFSVSLFNVLIERLSMIFENVERLYEVRQSSSAGKIRQRQLEADIDNGLRNLISSHIDVMIFLNRAAENLSYVLGTDFVCFTIILCTQMFTASLLDSFSQQMSIASLSGFSLTSTFLWNYHAELIRSKNESFCCRLYDVRWELADRKIQKAIQMMIARSQQPLGLSILLILPIGMDRVVQMMSTAYTYFTLLRTVYD from the exons ATGATAGATGATATCAATGGAGAAAAAAATGACGCGCTAACAGCCTACCTAGATCGAGCG ACGCGATCCGGTCTTCTGTATTCGAAGATTATGACCATCGGTTGCATACTTGGCGGTATACTGTACTGCTCCTTCGGGTTCATACTCTCAAATAAAGATGGCAGCCGTCGAATGATTTATGATACGTGGGCGCCATTTGATCAGCAACAAACGCCATTTTTTGAGCTGACCTGCgcgtttcatatttttgtaacCGGGGTTTGCTTATTTTTTCATTTGGCGACTAATAACCTCTGCATCCAGACCCTGATGTTTAGTGTGTCCCTGTTTAACGTTCTTATCGAGCGACTTTCGATGATTTTCGAGAACGTGGAGAGGCTGTACGAGGTTCGACAGTCGTCTTCGGCTGGTAAAATCAGACAAAGGCAGTTGGAAGCGGACATAGACAACGGACTGCGTAATTTAATTTCTAGCCATATTGACGTAATGATTTTTCTAAATCGAGCAGCAGAGAATTTATCCTACGTGCTTGGAAccgattttgtttgttttacaaTTATCCTTTGCACACAAATGTTCACCGCCTCGCTATTGGACAGCTTCAGCCAACAAATGTCGATAGCAAGTTTGTCTGGATTTTCTCTTACCTCGACATTCCTGTGGAATTATCACGCGGAACTAATTCGCTCCAAG AACGAGAGCTTCTGTTGTCGGTTATATGACGTTCGTTGGGAGTTAGCTGATCGGAAGATACAGAAGGCAATTCAAATGATGATTGCACGCAGTCAGCAACCGCTCGGGCTCAGTATCTTGCTTATTTTGCCGATCGGAATGGACCGCGTGGTCCAAATGATGAGCACCGCGTATACATATTTCACGTTGCTGAGGACAGTGTATGACTAG
- the LOC129731293 gene encoding phosphoribosylformylglycinamidine synthase, with protein MVIVRFYCPLEEQKRQQLLQNFHKVNASVVNLQVEKCYHVQNSKYQKFPAEVEERLRWILKGPQEAKDNLSPVTRLTKVAANQKLFEVGPRFNFSTADSTNSVSICHNVGLTFIDRIEVSHRYLLTLEKGLGSDAELDRLIETVCDRMTQCRYTEANTPRNDFYESFNQAAERWYVVPLLEKGTAALKEVNEQLGLAFDDWDIQYYTNLFRNVLKRNPTNVELFDCAQCNSEHSRHWFFKGKMIVDGKEEKQSLIEMIIETQQHSNQNNTVKFSDNSSAIKGYVHKALRADSFSESGPLKLQSISSDLIFTAETHNMPTALSPFSGATTGTGGRIRDVQSIGRGGLPIAGTVGYCVGMLNIPGYQMPYEQQLEYPPSFASPLKILIEASNGTSDYGNKFGEPVLSGFAMSFGVVTEDRERLEYVKPILFSGGIGTAESTQMNKLDPKAGMLLAKLGGPVYRIGVGGGAASSVDVQGDNNSELDFNAVQRGDAEMENKLNRVVRACIEMGEKNPILAIHDQGAGGNGNVLKELVEPGCAGAVIFTKEFNLGDPTITVMELWGAEYQENNAILVAPEHRQLLLDVCERERCPISFVGVVTGNGYVSLVDKPASDVDRYCDRSKRKEWGELPFDMHLDNVLGKMPQKEFRLQRKPMKLREFDTSQLSLLEALSRVLSTVTVGSKRFLTNKVDRCVTGLVVQQQCVGPLHTPLADFCLTAVSQFGFEGIASSIGTQPVKGLVNNMAGARMSVAEAVSNLVFAGITELADVKCSGNWMWAAKLEGEGSKLVDACKAMCAVMKKLNIAIDGGKDSLSMAARVRNETVKSPGTLVISTYAPCPDVRVKVTPDLKAASLAVETTLLFVNIENKFRLGGSVLAQCFGQLGVETPDLDKTDVLVQAFNVTQSLLKNGKLLSGHDVSDGGLLTCALEMAFAGLAGIKLDLTEVFNKCGKQFGANVAQAAMHILFAEECGWVVEVNSDNVTAVSDAYHSAGVPCFVIGHAYKTDIHDGSSVSVIMRGQQLLKTSVLSLFKQWERTSFELEKLQMNEQCAIQEYATLEYRTGPTYRCSFNPDLIYAAKVMGAKPRVAVIREEGTNGDREMSAALFEANFEVHDVTMSDLLCRKTSLDNYRGVIFPGGFSYADTLGSSKGWAACILFSEVLAPQFKHFRSRKDSFSLGVCNGCQLMGLIGWIGGEEKTNSFDIPDIALLHNKSERYECRWTTLKIAPNNSIMLNKLAGSVLGGWVAHGEGQFSFKSPAILSQLKSKNCIAVHYVDDSGKPTEVYPMNPNGSVEGIAGICSPDERHLAMMPHPERCTKMWQWPYTSAGFQYQISPWHSMFAEAYNWCSSSK; from the exons ATGGTGATTGTACGCTTCTATTGTCCTTTGGAGGAGCAAAAAAGGCAGCAATTGCTGCAGAACTTTCACAAAGTGAACGCGAGTGTGGTGAATCTACAGGTGGAAAAATGCTACCACGTGCAAAACTCAAAGTACCAAAAGTTCCCCGCTGAAGTTGAAGAACGATTGCGGTGGATACTGAAAGGTCCACAGGAAGCGAAAGATAATCTATCGCCGGTGACTCGTCTGACGAAGGTGGCCGCAAATCAGAAGCTGTTTGAAGTAGGACCGCGGTTTAATTTTTCCACGGCTGATTCCACAAATAGTGTCAGTATTTGCCATAACGTTGGACTGACATTTATCGATCGAATTGAAGTGTCGCATCGGTATTTGCTTACGCTGGAGAAGGGTTTAGGCTCAGACGCTGAACTAGATCGACTGATCGAGACGGTGTGCGATCGAATGACGCAATGTCGGTACACGGAAGCTAATACACCGCGAAATGATTTTTATGAAAGCTTTAATCAAGCAGCCGAACGTTGGTATGTGGTTCCCCTACTGGAAAAGGGAACAGCCGCCCTTAAAGAGGTAAACGAGCAGCTCGGGTTGGCTTTCGATGACTGGGACATTCAGTACTACACCAATCTGTTTCGAAACGTTCTGAAACGTAATCCAACCAACGTGGAACTGTTCGACTGTGCTCAGTGTAATAGCGAACATTCACGGCACTGgtttttcaagggaaaaatgATCGTGGATGGCAAGGAGGAAAAACAATCGCTGATCGAAATGATCATCGAAACGCAACAGCATTCAAACCAGAACAACACGGTGAAGTTTAGCGATAACAGCAGCGCAATCAAGGGTTACGTCCATAAAGCCCTGCGAGCGGATAGCTTTAGCGAATCTGGACCGCTGAAGCTGCAATCGATAAGTTCGGATTTGATTTTCACGGCCGAAACCCATAACATGCCGACAGCATTGTCCCCGTTTAGTGGTGCCACTACCGGAACGGGTGGACGAATTCGGGACGTGCAGAGTATCGGCCGAGGAGGACTCCCGATTGCTGGAACCGTTGGTTACTGCGTGGGTATGCTGAATATTCCAGGCTATCAGATGCCCTATGAGCAACAGCTCGAATATCCACCTTCGTTCGCTAGCCCCCTAAAGATTCTTATTGAAGCCAGTAATGGAACTTCGGACTATGGTAATAAATTTGGAGAGCCGGTACTTTCAGGATTTGCGATGTCATTCGGTGTTGTAACGGAGGATCGCGAGCGGTTAGAGTACGTGAAGCCAATTTTGTTCAGTGGAGGAATCGGTACTGCAGAGTCAACTCAAATGAATAAATTGGATCCTAAGGCTGGCATGCTGTTAGCCAAGCTGGGTGGTCCCGTTTACCGGATTGGTGTAGGAGGTGGGGCTGCCAGCTCGGTTGATGTTCAGGGTGATAATAATAGTGAGCTGGATTTTAATGCCGTTCAACGCGGGGATGCGGAAATGGAAAACAAACTGAATCGTGTCGTGCGGGCATGCATCGAAATGGGTGAGAAAAATCCTATTCTGGCGATTCACGATCAAGGTGCCGGTGGCAATGGAAATGTTCTGAAAGAGCTGGTTGAACCGGGCTGTGCTGGAGCGGTCATTTTCACGAAGGAGTTCAATTTGGGTGATCCGACTATTACCGTGATGGAACTGTGGGGTGCCGAGTATCAGGAGAACAACGCCATTCTGGTGGCTCCGGAGCACCGACAACTGCTGCTGGATGTTTGTGAACGTGAACGGTGTCCGATCAGTTTCGTCGGGGTTGTCACCGGTAATGGGTACGTGTCACTGGTGGACAAGCCGGCCAGTGATGTGGACCGATATTGTGATCGTAGCAAACGGAAGGAGTGGGGCGAGCTACCCTTCGATATGCACTTGGATAATGTGCTTGGTAAGATGCCACAGAAAGAGTTCAGATTACAGCGGAAACCGATGAAGTTGCGAGAATTCGACACCAGTCAGCTTTCGTTGCTGGAGGCACTCAGCCGGGTGCTGTCAACGGTTACGGTTGGCAGTAAGCGGTTTTTGACCAATAAG GTTGACCGCTGTGTAACCGGTCTGGTAGTGCAGCAGCAGTGCGTAGGTCCCCTGCACACACCGTTGGCTGATTTTTGCCTTACTGCGGTTTCGCAGTTCGGTTTCGAGGGCATCGCTAGCTCGATCGGAACGCAACCCGTCAAGGGACTGGTGAATAACATGGCCGGCGCTCGGATGTCGGTAGCGGAAGCCGTTTCGAATCTGGTCTTTGCCGGTATCACAGAACTAGCAGACGTAAAATGCTCGGGCAACTGGATGTGGGCAGCAAAATTGGAAGGCGAGGGATCCAAGCTGGTAGATGCTTGTAAGGCGATGTGCGCCGTGATGAAGAAGCTAAATATTGCAATCGATGGTGGCAAAGATTCGCTGTCAATGGCTGCTCGTGTGCGCAATGAAACCGTGAAAAGTCCGGGAACGTTGGTCATTTCAACCTACGCACCGTGCCCCGATGTGAGGGTGAAGGTCACCCCTGATTTGAAGGCAGCTTCGCTGGCAGTTGAAACGACACTACTGTTTGTTAACATTGAGAACAAATTCCGCCTTGGCGGGTCAGTCCTAGCCCAATGCTTTGGTCAACTCGGTGTAGAAACACCGGACTTGGATAAAACGGATGTCCTAGTGCAAGCTTTCAACGTGACTCAATCTCTACTGAAGAACGGCAAACTACTCTCCGGTCATGACGTTAGTGATGGAGGTCTGTTAACTTGTGCCCTGGAGATGGCATTCGCTGGTTTGGCGGGTATCAAGCTGGACTTGACGGAGGTCTTCAACAAATGTGGCAAACAATTCGGTGCAAATGTTGCTCAAGCTGCGATGCACATTCTGTTCGCTGAAGAGTGCGGTTGGGTTGTCGAGGTGAACTCCGATAATGTCACAGCTGTTAGCGACGCGTATCATTCCGCTGGTGTGCCTTGCTTCGTGATTGGCCACGCTTACAAAACGGACATTCACGACGGCAGCTCCGTATCGGTGATTATGCGAGGTCAACAGCTGTTGAAAACGAGTGTTTTAAGTTTGTTCAAACAATGGGAGAGAACCAGTTTTGAGTTAGAAAAGCTTCAAATGAATGAACAATGCGCGATACAAGAATATGCAACCTTAGAGTACCGAACTGGTCCGACTTATCGGTGCTCTTTCAATCCGGACTTGATTTACGCTGCCAAGGTGATGGGAGCGAAACCCCGAGTAGCTGTCATTCGAGAAGAGGGAACCAATGGAGACCGTGAAATGTCTGCTGCCTTATTTGAAGCGAACTTCGAGGTTCATGATGTCACCATGAGTGATCTCCTGTGTAGAAAAACCTCACTGGATAACTATCGCGGAGTAATATTCCCGGGAGGTTTCAGCTATGCGGACACCCTGGGTTCTTCTAAAGGTTGGGCTGCCTGTATTCTATTCAGTGAAGTACTGGCGCCTCAATTCAAACACTTCCGATCGAGGAAAGACAGTTTCTCTCTTGGAGTGTGCAATGGCTGCCAGTTGATGGGTTTGATTGGCTGGATTGGCGGGGAAGAAAAAACAAACTCTTTTGACATTCCCGACATTGCTCTGCTGCATAACAAATCGGAACGCTATGAATGTCGTTGGACTACGTTGAAGATCGCTCCCAATAATTCCATCATGTTGAACAAACTGGCCGGCAGTGTACTCGGAGGTTGGGTTGCCCACGGTGAAGGTCAATTTTCGTTCAAGTCACCGGCGATTTTGAGCCAGCTGAAGAGCAAGAACTGCATCGCCGTGCATTATGTTGACGACAGCGGAAAGCCTACGGAGGTGTACCCGATGAATCCGAACGGCAGCGTCGAGGGAATTGCAGGAATATGCTCTCCGGATGAACGGCATTTGGCTATGATGCCACACCCGGAGCGGTGTACCAAGATGTGGCAGTGGCCGTACACTTCCGCGGGATTCCAGTACCAGATCTCACCGTGGCATTCGATGTTTGCCGAAGCGTACAACTGGTGTAGCTCCTCTAAGTAA